In the Butyrivibrio fibrisolvens genome, one interval contains:
- a CDS encoding EAL domain-containing protein, with protein sequence MKKYSYSKEEFNLIENNPYPLAIFQYVDKRLVTIALSKGFLELFKHDDRQEAYDMMNNNMYAHAHPDDMARIADAAYQFATYDVLFRNNIKGEYRIIRAVGKHIYKPTGDRLAIVAYFDEGPYVETPEGEGGAAAYSLSRSVNEDSKNYNKSYDYLTGLPQMTYFFELATAGRYSIINDGDKPVMLYFDLSGMKMFNQKYGFTEGDKLLRKVADVLIKHFSANNCSRFTGDQFAAYTGQKNLDEQLNTILDEIENVNSGNSLPVRIGVYKARDLFVDASVACDRAKVACDSTKGSYVSAINYYDEKMLQKEEIRQYVLSNLDRALSEGWIKVFYQAIVRSSNDRVCDEEALARWQDPERGMIFPGDFISVLEESGIIYKLDLYVVEQVIKKIKQQRDEGLYVVPQSINLSRTDFYSCDIVEEIRKRMDDVGLDHSLLTIEITESVIGRDFVFMKTQITRFKDLGFKIWMDDYGSGYSSPELLQKIHFDTIKFDMQYMRDFINGPANRIILTELIKMAVALGIETVVEGVETAEQVEFLKEVGCSKLQGYYYTRPVPIEEILDRSKRGKLIGFENPNEAEYYSVIGKVNLYDLAITHEEKSDELINSYFNALPMAIMEMDDEYLWVSRSNPSYKSFFKLNIRDNANLVNERKNIEKLFEEDRTILPRILRQCAKDGQRVIFDEKGPEGALMHVFVRRVAVNPVTGVVAFAVVILGVENSSEKNNLNYNIIAQALTSDYISLYHVDLETENFKEYGSGNAYDELNVERHGTDFFNLCHKEILMQIYDEDKESFFKSFTMENVIATMDQTGSYTYSFRLYIKDEPIFVHLKAVRIKGDDNNIIISISNIDEQKKQQQSFERIKEERTTYSRIAALSGSYIVIYTVDPYTGNYTNYVVSKNIVRPKMAGTGDHFLEKFRAACEELVYPEDLERVLEELQMDNIKSQIDDFGIFKMTFRDIHLGDPRYVELRVALVDERDGKKILFGIRDVHDQVKREQEAASKLTAARNEANLDALTGVKNKHAYIDVETQLNEQITLNNAPAFAVVVLDINGLKTINDSLGHKAGDDHIKKGCQIICKIFRHSPVFRIGGDEFVVITRDGDYNYIDKLMSLLEENNTKNIESGDVVIAGGVAKYNGERYVADVFERADASMYENKRRLKELKIKESN encoded by the coding sequence ATGAAGAAATACAGCTACAGTAAAGAAGAATTCAATCTGATCGAGAACAATCCCTATCCACTTGCCATTTTTCAGTACGTGGACAAGCGATTGGTTACTATAGCTCTTTCCAAAGGCTTTCTTGAACTGTTTAAACATGATGACAGGCAGGAAGCCTATGACATGATGAACAATAACATGTATGCTCATGCACATCCCGATGACATGGCACGCATAGCAGATGCTGCTTATCAATTTGCTACATATGATGTACTTTTTAGAAATAATATAAAGGGTGAGTACAGGATCATAAGGGCAGTAGGTAAGCATATATATAAGCCTACAGGAGACAGACTTGCGATCGTAGCTTATTTTGACGAGGGACCTTATGTGGAAACTCCGGAAGGAGAAGGCGGAGCGGCTGCTTATTCTTTGAGCAGATCTGTTAACGAGGATTCCAAAAACTATAATAAGAGCTATGACTACCTGACAGGTCTTCCACAGATGACATACTTCTTTGAGCTTGCAACAGCAGGAAGATATAGCATTATTAATGATGGAGATAAGCCTGTAATGCTTTATTTCGATCTTAGCGGTATGAAGATGTTCAACCAGAAGTATGGATTTACGGAAGGGGATAAGCTTCTTAGGAAGGTTGCAGATGTACTTATAAAACACTTTTCTGCTAATAACTGCAGCAGATTTACCGGAGATCAGTTTGCGGCTTATACAGGACAGAAAAATCTCGACGAGCAGCTAAACACCATTCTGGATGAAATAGAGAATGTTAATAGTGGTAATTCTCTCCCTGTTCGTATTGGTGTTTATAAGGCAAGAGATTTATTTGTTGATGCCAGTGTTGCCTGTGACAGGGCAAAGGTTGCTTGTGATTCTACAAAAGGATCATATGTATCAGCTATAAATTACTATGATGAAAAGATGCTCCAGAAAGAAGAGATAAGGCAATATGTTCTTTCTAATCTTGACAGGGCGCTTAGTGAAGGTTGGATAAAGGTCTTTTATCAGGCCATTGTCAGATCCTCCAATGACAGAGTATGTGATGAAGAGGCCCTTGCAAGGTGGCAGGACCCTGAAAGGGGCATGATCTTCCCCGGAGATTTTATTTCTGTCTTAGAAGAATCCGGAATAATCTATAAACTTGACTTATATGTGGTCGAACAGGTTATTAAAAAGATCAAACAGCAAAGGGATGAAGGCTTATATGTTGTCCCTCAGTCTATAAATCTGTCAAGAACGGATTTCTACTCATGTGATATTGTTGAAGAGATCAGAAAACGGATGGATGATGTAGGACTTGACCATTCTCTTCTGACTATAGAGATAACAGAAAGTGTTATCGGAAGAGATTTTGTCTTCATGAAAACACAGATAACCAGATTTAAGGATCTTGGTTTTAAGATATGGATGGACGATTATGGCAGTGGTTACTCTTCTCCGGAACTTCTGCAGAAGATCCATTTTGATACCATAAAATTTGACATGCAGTATATGCGTGATTTTATTAATGGTCCTGCAAACAGGATCATACTTACTGAGCTTATCAAGATGGCTGTTGCTCTTGGTATTGAAACAGTAGTTGAAGGTGTTGAGACCGCCGAGCAGGTAGAATTCCTTAAGGAAGTAGGATGTTCAAAGCTTCAGGGCTATTATTATACAAGACCGGTTCCTATCGAGGAAATACTGGATAGAAGCAAAAGGGGCAAACTCATAGGCTTTGAGAATCCGAATGAGGCAGAGTACTATTCTGTTATCGGTAAGGTTAATCTTTATGATCTTGCAATAACCCATGAAGAAAAGAGCGATGAGCTAATAAATAGCTATTTTAATGCCCTTCCAATGGCTATTATGGAGATGGATGATGAGTATCTTTGGGTTTCAAGATCAAATCCATCCTATAAGTCATTTTTTAAACTCAATATTAGAGATAATGCGAATCTGGTTAATGAGCGCAAAAATATTGAAAAACTATTTGAAGAAGACAGGACAATCCTGCCCAGAATCCTGCGGCAGTGCGCAAAAGACGGACAGAGAGTCATTTTCGATGAAAAGGGTCCGGAAGGGGCACTCATGCATGTTTTTGTTAGACGCGTAGCAGTAAACCCTGTTACAGGAGTTGTAGCCTTTGCTGTGGTAATCCTCGGTGTTGAAAATTCCAGTGAAAAGAATAATCTGAATTACAATATCATAGCCCAGGCACTTACATCTGATTATATCAGCCTGTACCATGTGGATCTTGAAACAGAAAACTTTAAAGAATATGGATCTGGGAATGCATATGACGAGCTAAACGTAGAAAGACATGGTACGGATTTCTTTAATCTGTGTCATAAAGAGATACTGATGCAAATATACGATGAGGATAAGGAGAGCTTCTTTAAGAGCTTTACCATGGAAAATGTAATAGCCACAATGGATCAGACAGGCTCATATACATATTCCTTCAGGCTCTATATTAAAGATGAGCCGATATTCGTTCATCTGAAAGCGGTTCGTATTAAAGGTGATGATAACAATATTATTATTAGTATAAGTAACATTGATGAGCAGAAGAAGCAGCAGCAATCATTTGAAAGGATCAAGGAAGAGCGTACTACTTATTCAAGAATAGCTGCTCTTTCAGGTAGTTATATTGTTATCTATACTGTTGATCCATATACAGGTAATTATACAAATTATGTAGTAAGTAAAAATATTGTCAGACCTAAAATGGCCGGAACCGGTGACCATTTCTTGGAGAAATTCAGAGCTGCCTGTGAAGAACTGGTTTATCCTGAGGACCTTGAGCGGGTTTTAGAAGAACTTCAAATGGACAATATCAAGTCACAGATTGATGACTTTGGTATTTTTAAGATGACTTTTAGAGATATCCATTTAGGTGATCCAAGATATGTTGAGCTTCGAGTAGCCCTTGTTGATGAGAGGGATGGGAAAAAAATCCTCTTTGGTATAAGGGATGTTCATGATCAGGTCAAAAGAGAACAGGAGGCTGCTTCCAAGCTTACTGCAGCAAGAAATGAAGCTAACCTTGATGCTCTTACCGGAGTTAAGAATAAGCACGCCTATATAGACGTTGAAACTCAGCTCAATGAACAGATCACGTTAAATAATGCTCCAGCCTTTGCAGTTGTAGTTCTTGATATCAACGGACTTAAGACAATAAATGATTCACTGGGTCATAAGGCGGGTGATGATCATATCAAAAAAGGCTGTCAGATCATCTGTAAGATTTTCCGTCATAGTCCTGTATTCAGGATTGGCGGTGATGAATTTGTCGTAATTACAAGAGATGGAGATTATAATTATATAGATAAGCTCATGTCGCTTCTTGAAGAAAACAATACTAAAAATATAGAAAGTGGCGACGTAGTAATAGCAGGAGGCGTAGCCAAATATAATGGTGAAAGGTACGTCGCTGACGTATTCGAAAGAGCTGACGCCAGCATGTACGAGAACAAGAGGCGTCTTAAAGAACTAAAGATAAAAGAATCAAATTGA
- a CDS encoding response regulator yields the protein MRIIAVDDDSTSLKKIEGFITKTVPDADFFGFDSSLAALAKAREEEIDVAFLDVKMPELNGIDLGKYLTELNPYINLIYLTQHTDYAYEAMKLHASGYLKKPSSSKEIQKELESLRYPEIRKKYKRVFAQTFGNFELFVDGEPVEFKYKRTKEIVALLVNNKGAQTTNGEIIASLWEDDGDPEKKLSYLCNLRQDLQNTFSKLKLDGIILKQRGSMAIAKDKIECDLYDWLENKNDSKYRYTGDYMNQYSWCEFFHAELDEISYELEEV from the coding sequence GTGAGAATAATCGCAGTTGATGACGACAGCACTTCCTTAAAGAAGATCGAAGGCTTTATTACAAAGACAGTTCCTGATGCAGACTTCTTTGGTTTTGACAGCTCTCTTGCAGCTCTTGCCAAAGCCAGAGAAGAAGAGATAGATGTGGCTTTTCTTGATGTTAAGATGCCCGAGCTTAATGGAATTGACCTTGGCAAGTATCTGACAGAGCTTAACCCCTATATCAATCTTATATATCTGACGCAGCATACGGATTATGCTTATGAAGCAATGAAGCTTCATGCCAGTGGCTATCTCAAGAAGCCATCGTCTTCCAAAGAGATTCAAAAAGAACTTGAATCCCTGCGCTATCCCGAGATAAGAAAAAAATATAAGAGGGTATTTGCGCAGACCTTTGGTAATTTCGAACTCTTTGTAGACGGAGAACCTGTAGAATTCAAGTATAAGCGCACTAAAGAGATAGTGGCGCTTCTTGTAAATAATAAAGGTGCCCAGACCACAAATGGAGAGATCATCGCCTCTTTGTGGGAGGATGATGGTGATCCGGAAAAAAAGCTGTCGTATCTGTGTAACCTTCGCCAGGATCTTCAGAATACCTTTTCAAAGCTAAAGCTTGACGGCATTATCCTAAAGCAGCGTGGTAGCATGGCTATCGCCAAAGACAAGATTGAGTGTGACCTCTACGACTGGCTTGAAAACAAGAATGATTCCAAGTACAGATATACAGGAGATTACATGAACCAGTACAGCTGGTGCGAGTTCTTCCATGCAGAACTTGATGAGATAAGTTATGAGCTTGAGGAAGTCTGA
- a CDS encoding cation transporter: protein MDHDSKKTELRNQQRIALLLILWRLPEFFTSFIAASASGSVVVWLEFIENASILIPGIILLVLSGKLSRNLKYVFNYGTGKVEAITALCCEIFDITGLFCVSFFAIKGLFAPEEDEKYLGLALAVSIAGLFIDLIILRQQKKILSGSHSKMFHTALVSAQKEFFFDAASIITLVISLVFEGTLWIRYFSPVVCLIIVVPFFTIVMKHLRESVSELVDRTLDEESQLKIIKVLNEFYDSYEEFGEVRSRINGEEKYIDIELTFKADMKYQDVKTAAAKIEERIREELGDCHINVVI from the coding sequence ATGGATCATGATTCAAAGAAAACTGAACTCAGGAATCAGCAGAGGATTGCGCTACTGCTTATCCTCTGGCGGCTTCCTGAGTTTTTCACTTCATTTATAGCAGCAAGTGCCAGTGGATCAGTAGTAGTCTGGCTTGAGTTTATCGAAAATGCAAGTATTCTTATTCCTGGTATAATTCTCCTTGTCTTATCAGGGAAGCTGTCAAGAAATCTCAAATATGTATTTAATTACGGAACCGGGAAGGTTGAAGCTATCACAGCTTTGTGCTGCGAAATATTCGATATTACCGGTCTTTTCTGCGTTTCTTTTTTTGCAATAAAAGGGTTGTTTGCGCCTGAAGAAGATGAAAAGTATCTTGGATTGGCACTTGCAGTAAGTATAGCAGGTCTATTTATAGATCTTATAATCTTAAGACAGCAAAAAAAGATACTGTCCGGAAGCCATAGCAAGATGTTCCATACAGCTCTTGTCAGCGCTCAAAAAGAGTTCTTCTTTGATGCTGCATCAATAATAACGCTTGTTATATCACTTGTTTTTGAAGGAACACTCTGGATCAGATATTTTTCACCGGTCGTATGTCTTATCATCGTAGTACCTTTTTTCACTATAGTTATGAAACATTTGAGGGAGTCAGTATCTGAGCTTGTAGACAGGACGCTGGATGAAGAAAGCCAGCTTAAGATAATCAAAGTATTAAATGAATTCTATGACAGCTATGAAGAGTTTGGCGAAGTCAGAAGCAGGATCAACGGTGAGGAGAAGTATATTGATATTGAGCTTACATTTAAAGCTGATATGAAATACCAGGACGTGAAAACGGCAGCTGCGAAGATAGAAGAGCGAATCAGGGAAGAGCTGGGAGATTGTCATATTAATGTTGTTATTTGA
- a CDS encoding DegV family protein: protein MSFHVFADGTANLPKQLLEGITLLPCSYLVNDNQVTYTGDIEDFNGHEYYEGLKNGDKIKTSLLNTALFLDYFTPLAQKGEDIIYVAMSSGISGTYNAAINAANELMEEYPDSFIHIVDSHGCGFGNGILALKAAKLSKDGVSCKEAAKILDEAVPHACQYFTVDDLNFLKNTGRVSGVTAQIGTILNIKPILFGDSTGHIISCSKVRGRNNAIKAIVNKYAEKRMDTEDQTVCISHGDCLEDANKLAQMVKDINPKANITISQHEPFSGAHVGPGMLGLFFWGTER from the coding sequence ATGAGTTTTCATGTATTTGCAGATGGAACTGCAAACCTGCCAAAACAGCTTCTGGAGGGAATCACTCTTTTACCATGCAGTTATCTTGTAAATGATAATCAGGTTACTTATACAGGAGATATAGAAGATTTTAACGGACACGAGTATTATGAAGGTCTTAAAAACGGAGACAAGATCAAGACAAGTCTTTTAAATACAGCTCTGTTTCTGGATTATTTCACACCATTAGCCCAAAAAGGCGAAGATATCATCTATGTGGCTATGAGCTCAGGAATCAGCGGAACCTATAATGCTGCGATCAATGCTGCAAATGAGCTTATGGAAGAATATCCCGACAGCTTCATTCATATCGTAGATTCACACGGTTGCGGCTTTGGTAATGGAATTCTTGCTCTTAAGGCTGCAAAACTTAGTAAGGACGGCGTTTCCTGTAAGGAAGCAGCTAAGATCCTTGACGAAGCTGTTCCACATGCCTGTCAGTACTTTACTGTAGATGATCTTAATTTTCTTAAAAATACAGGCCGTGTAAGCGGTGTAACTGCTCAGATCGGTACAATTCTTAATATCAAGCCTATCCTCTTTGGTGACAGTACAGGACATATTATCTCCTGCAGCAAAGTCAGAGGCCGCAATAATGCTATTAAGGCTATAGTTAATAAATATGCTGAAAAGAGAATGGATACAGAAGATCAGACGGTTTGCATATCTCATGGAGACTGCCTTGAGGATGCTAATAAGCTTGCTCAGATGGTCAAGGATATTAATCCAAAGGCTAACATAACAATATCCCAGCATGAGCCTTTCTCCGGAGCGCACGTTGGCCCGGGAATGCTTGGACTTTTCTTCTGGGGTACTGAGAGATAA
- a CDS encoding GlsB/YeaQ/YmgE family stress response membrane protein produces MGIIFGLILGAIEGFIASKLMNEKSGTIKNIILGIAGGAVGGFVFRLIGFAPTNLIGSLVVSVVGACICIWLGRKLFK; encoded by the coding sequence ATGGGAATTATTTTCGGCCTTATTCTTGGTGCAATAGAAGGATTCATTGCCAGCAAGTTAATGAATGAGAAATCCGGCACAATTAAGAATATCATTCTTGGTATCGCCGGTGGTGCTGTTGGTGGATTCGTATTCAGACTTATTGGATTTGCACCAACTAACCTCATCGGAAGCCTTGTTGTTTCCGTAGTAGGAGCATGCATCTGCATTTGGCTTGGAAGAAAGCTCTTCAAATAA
- a CDS encoding (deoxy)nucleoside triphosphate pyrophosphohydrolase, whose amino-acid sequence MKTVNVVAAIICDDYKNKKKIFATQRGYGEFKDGWEFPGGKIEEGESPQQALVREIKEELGAVIEVHDLIDVIDHDYDTFHLHMHCFWATVAEGELELLEHEAAKWLEYGELRSVDWLPADLALIPKIKERMSDK is encoded by the coding sequence ATGAAAACAGTAAACGTGGTTGCAGCAATTATATGCGACGATTATAAGAATAAGAAAAAGATATTTGCGACCCAGCGTGGCTACGGCGAATTTAAAGATGGTTGGGAATTCCCGGGGGGAAAGATAGAAGAGGGGGAATCGCCACAGCAGGCCCTTGTCAGAGAGATTAAAGAAGAACTTGGAGCTGTCATAGAAGTGCATGATCTTATAGATGTTATTGATCATGACTATGATACATTTCATCTTCATATGCATTGTTTCTGGGCTACAGTAGCTGAAGGGGAGCTGGAGCTTTTAGAGCATGAGGCTGCAAAGTGGCTTGAATATGGAGAGCTTAGAAGTGTTGACTGGCTTCCTGCAGATCTTGCACTGATACCCAAGATTAAAGAGAGAATGAGCGATAAGTAA
- a CDS encoding YwaF family protein: MEFFWKQQDDIPAGMGYPLFGIAHILSVGITLFLTWVISCFIIRLEDRKQRVILKIIPVLMLGMEVFKDLFLISVHRFGIGYLPLHICSIGIFVFLFREWLPWRWAKEVFGEIAFIIIMPASIAALMFADWTIYYPVLNFMNIYSYVWHGLLILYPILLIKRKEINPSIRHIHYCLLFLCVVVPPIYAFDKHFECNYFFVNWPVPNSPLSWMASFMGTPGYLLGYAGLTIAVILILYLGVELKRITR, translated from the coding sequence ATGGAATTCTTTTGGAAACAACAGGATGATATACCTGCAGGGATGGGCTATCCATTGTTTGGAATAGCTCATATTTTGAGTGTGGGAATTACGTTGTTTCTTACATGGGTGATCAGTTGTTTCATTATCAGGCTAGAAGATAGAAAACAAAGAGTTATCTTAAAGATAATACCTGTTTTGATGCTTGGAATGGAAGTATTTAAGGATTTATTTCTTATCAGTGTTCACAGATTTGGAATAGGATATCTTCCGCTTCATATCTGTAGTATAGGAATATTTGTATTCTTATTTAGAGAATGGCTGCCGTGGAGATGGGCAAAGGAGGTGTTTGGAGAAATTGCCTTCATTATTATCATGCCGGCATCAATTGCGGCACTAATGTTCGCAGACTGGACGATCTATTATCCTGTGCTGAATTTCATGAATATCTATAGCTATGTATGGCATGGGCTTCTAATTCTATATCCAATACTTTTGATCAAACGTAAAGAAATTAATCCGTCAATCAGGCATATTCATTATTGCCTGTTGTTCTTATGTGTGGTTGTTCCGCCAATTTATGCTTTTGATAAGCATTTTGAGTGCAACTATTTCTTTGTGAACTGGCCTGTGCCAAACAGTCCACTTTCTTGGATGGCTTCATTTATGGGCACTCCCGGATACCTTCTTGGCTATGCAGGACTGACCATTGCTGTGATTTTGATCTTGTACCTAGGGGTAGAACTGAAGAGAATAACAAGATAA
- a CDS encoding AAA family ATPase gives MKTSKEIAIEWGISERTVSYLCNRGKIPGAYKEGRIWQIPDDVVKPEDSRVKTGEYRKSDNKAVLVPNTDNSTAPNATMSRKPLPIGISDYVRAQSEYYYVDKTLLIKDFLDKKPLVSRFTRPRRFGKTLNMDMLRVFFEMSEEDTSIYFKDKRIWACGEEYTRHQGKYPVIFLSFKDVKFDSWEATLSKLSALLQTEYGRHDKLVDSPKLADYEKAYYNKIVNGSANEVELSAALENLSRMLYKHYETNAIIIVDEYDTPIQEGYSKNFYDEIIGFMRNLFSGGFKDNKYLAYGFLTGILRIAQESIFSGLNNLSVNTVLDDDFESFFGFTYPEVHQMLEYYGCTHKEKELQQWYDGYIFGNQEIYNPWSVINYISKDCNPQAYWVNAGRNEIIEDVMKVSSDDVYERLLALMQGERVVARINQTTVYRSLSDDPANIYSILLVAGYLKPVKKQLQADGSYMCEIAIPNNEIFAVYKSEILSYYTTIGVIKDATSNIIAESLYSNDKDRLQKAVGEYMTKSISFYDAGAEGFYHGLVLGLIALMDNQYKIKSNRESGDGRYDVSLFPKDKNNAGIIIEIKWEKDMDQSALSKLADKALKQIDDKHYDSEMVQAGIHDIIKLGMAFSGKEVAIKAR, from the coding sequence ATGAAAACTAGCAAAGAAATCGCAATTGAATGGGGAATATCCGAACGTACAGTTTCATATTTGTGCAATAGAGGCAAGATTCCTGGTGCGTATAAAGAAGGTAGAATCTGGCAGATTCCAGATGATGTTGTTAAGCCGGAAGATAGCAGAGTTAAAACAGGGGAGTACAGGAAAAGTGATAACAAAGCCGTTCTTGTACCAAACACTGATAATTCCACCGCGCCTAATGCTACTATGTCCAGAAAGCCTCTTCCCATCGGAATTTCTGACTACGTTCGTGCTCAATCCGAATACTATTATGTTGATAAAACTTTGCTTATCAAGGATTTTCTCGACAAAAAGCCCTTGGTTTCACGGTTCACCAGACCTAGAAGATTTGGAAAAACTCTCAACATGGATATGCTCAGGGTTTTCTTTGAAATGTCAGAAGAAGACACCAGCATATATTTCAAAGATAAGAGAATATGGGCCTGTGGAGAAGAATATACGAGACATCAGGGTAAATACCCAGTTATATTCTTATCTTTCAAAGATGTAAAGTTTGATTCTTGGGAAGCTACTTTATCAAAATTGTCAGCTCTCCTTCAGACTGAATATGGCAGGCATGACAAGCTGGTTGATAGTCCTAAATTGGCGGATTATGAAAAGGCTTATTACAACAAGATAGTAAATGGCTCTGCAAACGAGGTGGAACTATCCGCAGCTTTGGAGAATCTTTCCAGAATGTTATATAAGCACTACGAAACGAATGCCATAATAATCGTAGATGAGTATGATACGCCAATTCAGGAAGGCTATTCAAAAAACTTCTATGACGAAATAATAGGCTTTATGCGTAATCTGTTTTCCGGAGGATTCAAAGATAACAAGTATCTTGCATATGGCTTCCTTACAGGAATTCTTCGCATAGCTCAGGAGAGTATTTTCAGCGGGCTCAATAACCTTTCGGTCAATACCGTACTGGACGATGATTTCGAAAGCTTCTTTGGATTTACCTACCCAGAAGTACATCAGATGCTGGAATACTATGGATGTACTCATAAGGAAAAAGAGCTGCAGCAATGGTACGATGGATATATTTTTGGTAATCAGGAAATCTATAACCCATGGTCTGTTATCAATTACATATCAAAAGATTGTAATCCCCAGGCATACTGGGTTAATGCGGGTAGAAATGAAATCATAGAAGATGTTATGAAGGTATCTTCTGATGATGTTTATGAAAGACTACTTGCTTTAATGCAGGGTGAAAGAGTGGTGGCAAGGATCAACCAGACTACTGTTTACAGATCCCTGTCTGATGACCCTGCAAATATATACAGTATACTTCTGGTTGCAGGTTATTTAAAACCAGTAAAAAAACAGCTACAGGCAGATGGAAGTTATATGTGTGAAATAGCAATTCCAAATAACGAAATCTTTGCAGTCTATAAGAGCGAGATTTTGTCATACTATACAACAATTGGAGTTATCAAAGATGCTACTTCCAATATTATCGCAGAGAGTCTTTATTCAAATGATAAAGACAGACTCCAGAAGGCAGTTGGCGAATACATGACCAAATCTATAAGCTTCTACGATGCCGGAGCAGAAGGATTTTATCATGGACTTGTTCTTGGCCTGATTGCACTAATGGATAACCAGTACAAGATCAAATCAAATCGTGAGTCTGGAGATGGTAGATATGATGTCAGTCTTTTCCCAAAAGATAAAAATAATGCTGGGATAATAATAGAAATAAAATGGGAAAAAGATATGGATCAAAGCGCATTATCTAAACTCGCTGATAAAGCTCTGAAACAAATAGATGACAAGCACTATGACTCTGAAATGGTACAGGCTGGGATTCATGATATCATCAAGCTGGGTATGGCATTTTCCGGAAAAGAAGTAGCGATAAAAGCAAGGTGA